From one Haloferax marinisediminis genomic stretch:
- a CDS encoding molybdopterin molybdotransferase MoeA, whose translation MEHHDRRTAGFKERTRLADARETLLAAVSPHERTERLPLGEADGRALADPAVAPADVPGYDRAAMDGFAVRASDTFGASRRSPNVLRVAEEPVAPGEAVRVHTGSDLPEGADAVVMVEDTDRFDDELEVFDALAEGENVGERGEDVREGDALFDAGHELRPSDLGLLRSVGIEEVSVFERPRVAVIPTGEELVDSDPGPGEVIETNGLTVSRLVERWGGEASYRDIVVDDPDLLREAVESDLDHDVIVTTGGSSVGERDLIPEVISEIGEVLVHGVALKPGHPVALGVVEDTPVVMLPGYPVACVVNAFQFLRPVLKHVGSLPTHPFPTVDATLTRKIPSSPGTRTFARVRLDESGDEPTAEPTRTSGSGILSSVALADGWVEVPEEKEGYEEGETVSVAGWEWSA comes from the coding sequence GAACGACTCCCGCTCGGCGAGGCCGACGGTCGGGCACTCGCTGACCCCGCCGTCGCACCCGCCGACGTTCCGGGCTACGACCGCGCCGCAATGGATGGATTTGCCGTCCGCGCCAGCGACACTTTCGGAGCCAGTCGCCGGTCACCAAACGTCCTCCGCGTCGCCGAAGAACCCGTCGCACCGGGCGAGGCCGTCCGCGTCCACACGGGAAGTGACCTCCCCGAGGGTGCCGACGCCGTGGTGATGGTCGAAGACACCGACCGCTTCGACGACGAACTCGAAGTGTTCGACGCCCTCGCAGAAGGCGAGAACGTCGGCGAACGCGGGGAAGACGTCCGCGAAGGCGACGCCCTGTTCGACGCGGGACACGAACTGCGCCCGTCTGACCTCGGCCTCCTCCGCTCTGTCGGCATCGAAGAGGTGTCCGTCTTCGAGCGCCCCCGCGTCGCCGTCATCCCGACGGGTGAGGAACTCGTCGACTCCGACCCCGGTCCCGGCGAAGTAATCGAGACGAACGGCTTGACCGTCTCGCGACTGGTCGAGCGCTGGGGCGGTGAAGCGAGCTACCGCGACATCGTCGTCGACGACCCCGACTTGCTCCGCGAGGCCGTCGAATCCGACCTCGACCACGACGTCATCGTCACGACCGGCGGGTCCTCCGTTGGCGAGCGAGACCTCATCCCGGAAGTCATCTCGGAGATTGGCGAGGTACTCGTCCACGGCGTCGCGCTCAAGCCCGGTCACCCGGTCGCCCTTGGTGTCGTCGAAGACACACCCGTCGTGATGTTGCCCGGCTATCCAGTCGCCTGCGTCGTCAACGCGTTCCAGTTCCTCCGGCCGGTGCTCAAACACGTCGGGTCGCTTCCGACGCATCCGTTCCCGACGGTCGACGCGACGCTCACGCGAAAGATTCCGAGTTCACCCGGGACGCGAACGTTCGCTCGTGTCCGTCTCGACGAGTCGGGTGACGAACCGACCGCCGAACCGACTCGGACGAGTGGGTCCGGTATCCTCTCCAGTGTCGCCCTCGCCGACGGCTGGGTCGAAGTTCCCGAAGAGAAAGAGGGGTACGAGGAAGGCGAAACTGTCTCTGTTGCCGGATGGGAGTGGTCTGCATGA